In Rhodamnia argentea isolate NSW1041297 chromosome 1, ASM2092103v1, whole genome shotgun sequence, the genomic window CAATCGCTACTGAAAAGTCTAACTCGAAAGCTTAAAGCGAGCAGTGGAGGAGAAAGATCACATACATAGCGAAAGAGGTAGAATCTAACTCTGATATAAAGATTCTGTGCAATTTCGATCCGATTTCTATTTCCTTTCACGTTTCAAACTAGGCCTCTCTAGATTAACACACAGATGTGCATAAGACATTTATTGGGGAATGTGGAATATTTCAACAACCGACGGAGATGAGCATTCTGTCATCCCCGACCTTTTCGACGTACGCTTGtcttttacttctctttttaGTTATCTTCGTTGCTCGTGTTTGGCATTGAAATTTCCTGGAGCTCGTTCTTCCTGGACGGGTATCTCTGTAAGATTTCTCTTCCGCGTCAGAAACATCCGCAACTTCCATAAGCGCGTTCGCTAGTGCTGCTCGTCAATGAATTATTAGGTAGAGTGTGAAAGCGTCTGAATTAAGGAGACTGTTAGTTtggccaagaaaaagaaaaagtagaccGTAGACTTATATAGTCAAATGTTCCTTTAGTCTTATGCAATGCGTTCGTTAGATGTGCCCTTTTAAGCACAACTTCtcaataaaaagagaaatgattttcTGACAGTATAATTAGAGATGATATAATCTCAACGGCAAATCCACGCATCATCACcacgtattttgcataaaacactcgtTGATTGAGAAatcgtgtgatcagaaataactaacaTTACTGTCGGACTATCGAGCTTGtgcctaaaaaaatatttataaatttgttgcCCTCCCGCCTCCTACGGacctacctctctctctcttcttcttcctcctcctctgttGCCATAAAATGTTCCCTCTCTCACCAGAACACTAACCAAACcaaccacctctctctctctctgatggcTACGATCACAAAGCTCTTGTGCCCGAGCCCCCTCTTCGTCGCTGTGGTCCTCGAGCAGCCACCACCGATCATCATGGCATGTGTGCTTCCTTAAGCCCTGGTCCCAGACCACCTTCCAGTCTCAGGTCGTCGTCACCTCCGGACTGTCCGTGAAATGTAATCATCGTTCCAGGAGCTCGTTGCTGTAAGTTTTCCTCAGTTCTGGTTCTCCCTCATGGCGGGTCCGCGTGAAATATATGCATCTGTGCTATCTATGCTCATGATTTGGCTCACTTTGTGTGCTCGTGCTTGTTCCGTTGGTCCACgatcatttattttccttccatttctgCTGTCGATTCAAAATCCTTTTTATTAGGCATTAACTTTGAACCATGTGCATCTAAAGCACCTTTTACTAagatcaatgtagttgagtttcTCTGTGCTCGGATTTAATGTGCTTTTTATGCTGGAGTGATCGATCTCGTCAACTTCGGCTTAGATATCGTCATTGCCATTTGTTGGGGCTGATGCGGGCTAGTTTGCTTCCTGATTTCCTtgagcaatttttttatttgaacatCGGGCATGTTTTACTATCTTTTTTGTAGAAATGCAGAAGATGGTGATAGTGGAGCATCTGGTTCGCCGACTGCGTTGACAGAAACTAATTCCGGCTCATTTAGTTTACCAGAAACTAATGACAGTGCATCTAGTTCATCAATCGAGCTAATCGGAAACCACTACGatgtgttcttgagctttagaggccCAGATACTAGAGAGGGCTTTACTGATCACCTCTACAATGGGCTCGTCGATGCCGGAATTCGTGCTTTCAGAGACGATAATGAGCTCCGCCAAGGTGAGAAGATTGGCCCAGATCTTTTGTCATCCATCCAGAATAGTAAGATCCTGATCCCCATTCTTTCAGTAAATTATGGTTCGAGCAAATGGTGCCTTGATGAACTGGTTCAAATAATGGAGTGCAAGAATAGTAATATGAGGCATATAGTGTTGCCAATATTCTACAAAGTGGAACCAGCCCACATCCGATATCAATCCGGTAGTTTTGGAGATGCATTTCGTAGGCGTTTCATAGCAGCTGATGTACCACTTTTGGAGTTTTGGAGACACATTTTGCATGCGCTGCATGCGTTTTGGAGACATATTTCTGCGACACCGAAGCGAGATAGGAGGCCTATCGACCCAACAGTTTTGGAGAAATGGAAGCAAGCACTCAAAGAAGTCAGTTCCTTGAAAGGATGGGAAGCCAAAGggtacttcattttttttttctcccaaccTTTCTCTACCTTCCTTTAATTTGTGTGGGTGTTTAGTTTACTGGTTTTCTGATTCCTACCTGCttcgttttctttcttgttgttttttttattagtacaAGCAGTAAGATCTTGACGGTGGTAGGATCCGGCGATGCATGAGTTCTATAAAGTTATTCATTCTTTGGAATTGCTTTGATGATATTGACCAGTCGAAATATAGGTTTTATTGTTATTGTCCCATTCGCCTGAATAgagtaagattttttttttttttttatgaattttcactcttaggctccgtttgtttcacggaaaatattttgccCAATTTCTAGTGTTTGGAGGGTagaaaatgagcggtcaacggaaaatattttccggtccacaaaaaaattttagaaaactaaggaaaatgatttcctcattttgagaagaggaaaacattttccacacttttcattcctcctctctttcaactatttttttctttttaattatttttttgctttattttcttttttatttattatttcaaaattcaaaaattttattttttattttcctaattaaatttatttttaattactttctttattttttttccttttctttattttttttagtattccttcttcgtCGGTCGCCGGCCACGGCCGCAGCCTGAGGCCGGCCAGGTGATGCCTGGCGTCGCCGCCCTAGAGCGAGGCCCGGCCAGGTGTCGCCACTCTTGagcgaaaaaaattattaaatgaagtgcatggaggaaaattaaatccaatttcctATCCtaaacaatagaaaatattttcctgatatttttcatatttcaaccaaacaccggaaaatatagtcattttcttggaaattgacttccgggaaaatatttttcaaaaacaactcattttccgcgaaacaaatggagccttataTCCAAAGATTTCGTAACTTGTGCTGTTATTATAGTATGAGCTCCATTAATCTTCTTCACAAACTTTTCTAAATACATATTTGTTTGACATTAATTGTACAACTTTATTGGCGGTTTCTATATGAAGCTCATAACATCATATAACATGCATGTTGATTGTCAAATCCGTATTgctattgaaattatttttcacaaaagaacTTTTTCATTGGTAAATCAGAAAATacgaaagaagggaaaaagattaaatttattaaatgcttgtttaaataattttcagTGTATTTCCCCATCTTCAGCTCATAATGTCTATCTAATACACCTGCATAAATTTATGTTCTTACTTTGAGAAAGAAAGTATTCTTCTACTTCCCAATAGAATCAgtattaaatatattaaagtCACAGACGATGAAtactcaaaaggaaaataatttccaaacTGCTGTCATCCCTTGACCCCATGGAGACGGATAAGAACACGAATCTGCAGTGATACTAAGTTTACAACATGAGTAGAAACTTGCAAGCACGTAGAATTGCGCAAATAAGGAGAACTCCCCTGAATCGTGTTCAGGTAGTTCACAATATAGTACTCTGAACAACTTTCCCGATTGATATTACAGGATCTGAATTCCTCTTGCATCAAAAGTTATGATCAGTTTATTGATAGATCACTAGACAATCATACAGGGCTGGCTTATTGGATCTTTGTTTATTTAAACGctattgaaattttcaaagtcaGGTCTACGTGATCCCTAATATCTTTATCATACAAGAAGTTTAAATTTGATTCATATCTATGATAGATACAGTATTCAAGATTCACCTGCGACgcattcaatttctttttgctcAATAAATTATGCCAAAGTAATAAGGGAATGGACCATGCCATGTGAAGCAACCACCAGCATTTTCTACATTAGTCTTAGCGTATCAGTTAACATATGGAGGTGTAACAAAAACAGTTCttaaagtttttcaattttatccatGAATTTATTATCATTGTGTTCTCATTAATAAgcaatataaaattattttatccATGTGTTTGAATTCTTGTCGCAATTGATAGGTATGAAGGAGTATTGGTGAGATCGGTTGTCCAAAAAGTGTTAAGGGAGTTGAAGAAAGACTTTGAGTTGGTTATTCCTGAGAATTTGGTTGGAATTGATAATCAAGTGGAGAAGGTTATGGAATTTGTAGATAATCATGCTAGTGCTACCCTATTTGTCGGAATCTAcggaatgggaggcattggtaagacaACTTTTGCTAAAACTATCTATAACAAGCtctccaatcaatttgaaaattgtagCTTCATTGCTGATATCGGGGTTTCATGTCAGCATAATGGCCTTGAGTACTTGCAGAATCAGTTAATCTTTGACATATTGATGCAAAAAGATCAAATTTGCAATAAGGACGAAGGGACTAAGTTCATCTCATCCAAGTTTGGAGCTAAGAAAGTTTTGATTCTTTTGGATGATGTAGATGAGGAAGATCAGTTGGAAGCTTTAGCTGGAAGCCATAAATGGTTTTCTTCGGGAAGTAGGATCCTTATTACCACTAGAAACAAGAGTATTCTTGACAATGGTAGGGTCGACTACCACTATGAACTTGAGGAACTAGATATGAATCAATCTTTGATTTTGTTTAGTAGACATGCATTTCGAATGAACTCCCCTCCAATGGAATTTGAGGACCTCACTCATAAGGTCGTATCCACCACCAGGAGGGCTCCCCTATGTCTGGAGGTTTTAGGTTCATTTTTGTGTGGAAAAGGGCCAACAATATGGAGAGGTACAATAGACAAGTTAAGAAAAGTGTCTCCTAAGAAAGTACGAGAGAAATTAAGAATAAGTTATGAAGCATTAGattatcaacaacaacaaatatttttggatattgcttgttttttcattttcattcacaAAAGAGTCGCGTCCTACTTGTGGGAAACTTGTGACTTC contains:
- the LOC115730695 gene encoding disease resistance protein RUN1-like: MFYYLFCRNAEDGDSGASGSPTALTETNSGSFSLPETNDSASSSSIELIGNHYDVFLSFRGPDTREGFTDHLYNGLVDAGIRAFRDDNELRQGEKIGPDLLSSIQNSKILIPILSVNYGSSKWCLDELVQIMECKNSNMRHIVLPIFYKVEPAHIRYQSGSFGDAFRRRFIAADVPLLEFWRHILHALHAFWRHISATPKRDRRPIDPTVLEKWKQALKEVSSLKGWEAKGYEGVLVRSVVQKVLRELKKDFELVIPENLVGIDNQVEKVMEFVDNHASATLFVGIYGMGGIGKTTFAKTIYNKLSNQFENCSFIADIGVSCQHNGLEYLQNQLIFDILMQKDQICNKDEGTKFISSKFGAKKVLILLDDVDEEDQLEALAGSHKWFSSGSRILITTRNKSILDNGRVDYHYELEELDMNQSLILFSRHAFRMNSPPMEFEDLTHKVVSTTRRAPLCLEVLGSFLCGKGPTIWRGFGYYSTGCDVNAEIFVRVSEGTSKETESSEDQELNAGTSPDADYASFER